One Brassica napus cultivar Da-Ae chromosome A1, Da-Ae, whole genome shotgun sequence genomic region harbors:
- the LOC106377509 gene encoding protein STRUBBELIG-RECEPTOR FAMILY 4 isoform X1 produces the protein MAPSLQPLILIITCFGVFTTHVLAKTDSQDGKCVFASTTLEKNHKMIIYFPLIVVVSALNDAYKSMNSPSKLNGWSSSGGDPCGDSWDGITCKGSSVTQIKVSGRGLSGSLGYQLANLKSLTYLDVSKNNLNGNLPYQLPEKLVYLDASENDFNGNVPYSVSQMNDLTYLNFGGNNLNGELSDMFQKLSKLETIDLSSNQLTGKLPQSFANLTGLKTLHLQDNQFKGSINALRDLPQIDDVNVANNQFTGWIPNELKSIGNLDTGGNRWSSSRAPSPPPGTRRVDRNSGGVGVSNKALTTGLIVAASTIGGLIFTAGVIALFARRKNSHHSSHFFDEEKGGGTNRSKPLFTPQPSQMLQFDSTDDLKGQKTVDSNTLTGTKPSSVNRTSSVSFKNTPIFHLIPSSQVVATPDRFFKPDDVKVFTLTDLQNSASCFSPNRLIGEGTLGRVYKAKYEDGRKYAVKEIDSSLLGKGNQEEFSHIVSNISSIHHPNVAELVGYCSEQGRNMLVYEYFTSGSLNRFLHQTDDFSRPLTWNTRIRIALGTAQAIEYLHEVCLPPLVHKNIKSSNILLDSELNPHLSDYGLANFHHRTSQNLGVGYNAPECADPSAYTLKSDVYSFGVVMLELLTGRMPYDSDRPKAEQSLVRWTKPKLKDMDTLEEMVDPALCGLYAPESVSAFADIVSICVMSEPGLRPPVSNVVEALKRLV, from the exons ATGGCACCTAGTCTTCAGCCACTTATACTCATCATCACATGTTTTGGAGTCTTCACCACTCATGTTCTTGCAAAAACAGATAGCCAAGACGGTAAGTGTGTCTTTGCCTCAACGACATTAGAGAAGAAtcataaaatgattatttattttccattGATTGTTGTAGTTTCGGCTCTTAATGACGCTTATAAGAGCATGAACTCTCCATCAAAACTCAATGGTTGGTCTTCAAGCGGAGGTGATCCTTGTGGTGATTCATGGGATGGCATTACTTGCAAGGGCTCTTCTGTTACTCAAAT AAAGGTGTCTGGACGTGGACTTAGTGGATCTTTAGGGTACCAGCTTGCAAACTTGAAATCACTCACTTACCT TGATGTAAGCAAGAACAATCTTAACGGAAACTTACCTTATCAGCTTCCTGAGAAACTTGTTTATTT AGATGCTTCTGAGAATGACTTTAACGGTAACGTGCCATACTCTGTATCTCAAATGAACGATCTCACTTACCT AAACTTTGGTGGTAACAACCTCAATGGTGAACTTAGCGACATGTTTCAAAAGCTTTCAAAACTTGAAACAAT TGATCTGTCTTCTAATCAACTCACAGGAAAGTTACCACAGAGTTTTGCCAATCTAACAGGACTTAAAACACt ACATTTGCAAGACAACCAGTTCAAAGGGTCTATAAATGCACTCAGAGACCTCCCTCAAATCGATGATGT AAACGTGGCAAACAATCAATTTACTGGTTGGATCCCAAACGAGCTGAAGAGCATTGGTAACCTTGA CACTGGAGGAAACCGTTGGTCGAGCAGTAGAGCTCCCTCACCACCTCCCGGGACCCGCCGTGTAGACAGAAACTCAGGAGGCGTTGGAGTAAGCAACAAGGCTCTGACCACCGGACTTATAGTAGCAGCATCTACTATAGGTGGACTCATATTCACTGCAGGAGTGATTGCACTCTTCGCTCGAAGAAAGAACTCTCATCACTCTTCTCACTTTTTCGACGAAGAGAAAGGAGGAGGAACCAACCGAAGCAAACCACTCTTCACACCACAACCCTCTCAGATGCTCCAGTTCGACTCTACAGATGACTTGAAAGGCCAAAAGACCGTTGATTCGAATACTTTGACAGGGACAAAGCCTTCTTCTGTTAACAGAACTTCTTCTGTCAGTTTCAAGAACACTCCTATTTTTCATCTCATACCTTCTTCCCAAGTGGTTGCAACACCTGATCGTTTCTTCAAGCCCGACGATGTGAAGGTCTTTACCCTCACGGATTTGCAGAACTCTGCGTCGTGTTTCTCGCCGAATCGGCTTATTGGTGAAGGAACTCTTGGACGTGTTTATAAAGCTAAATATGAAGATGGAAGG AAATATGCAGTGAAAGAGATCGATTCTTCTCTATTAGgaaaagggaatcaagaagagttttcacaCATAGTGTCCAACATCTCCAGCATTCACCACCCAAATGTAGCTGAGCTTGTTGGTTATTGTTCAGAACAAGGAAGGAACATGCTTGTTTATGAGTATTTCACAAGTGGATCCCTCAACAGATTTCTTCATCAGACTGATGATTTCAGCAGACCATTAACTTGGAACACGAGAATCAGAATCGCTTTAGGAACTGCTCAAGCTATAGA GTACCTTCATGAGGTTTGTTTGCCTCCATTAGTTCATAAGAACATCAAGTCATCAAACATTTTACTAGACAGTGAGCTAAACCCTCATCTCTCAGACTATGGCTTGGCAAACTTTCACCAT CGCACAAGTCAGAATCTTGGAGTTGGATACAATGCTCCAGAGTGCGCAGATCCCTCGGCTTATACACTAAAGAGCGATGTGTATAGCTTTGGTGTGGTGATGCTGGAGCTTCTAACTGGTCGAATGCCTTATGACAG TGATAGGCCGAAAGCAGAACAGTCTCTAGTTCGTTGGACAAAGCCAAAGCTTAAAGACATGGACAC
- the LOC106377509 gene encoding protein STRUBBELIG-RECEPTOR FAMILY 4 isoform X2, which produces MAPSLQPLILIITCFGVFTTHVLAKTDSQDVSALNDAYKSMNSPSKLNGWSSSGGDPCGDSWDGITCKGSSVTQIKVSGRGLSGSLGYQLANLKSLTYLDVSKNNLNGNLPYQLPEKLVYLDASENDFNGNVPYSVSQMNDLTYLNFGGNNLNGELSDMFQKLSKLETIDLSSNQLTGKLPQSFANLTGLKTLHLQDNQFKGSINALRDLPQIDDVNVANNQFTGWIPNELKSIGNLDTGGNRWSSSRAPSPPPGTRRVDRNSGGVGVSNKALTTGLIVAASTIGGLIFTAGVIALFARRKNSHHSSHFFDEEKGGGTNRSKPLFTPQPSQMLQFDSTDDLKGQKTVDSNTLTGTKPSSVNRTSSVSFKNTPIFHLIPSSQVVATPDRFFKPDDVKVFTLTDLQNSASCFSPNRLIGEGTLGRVYKAKYEDGRKYAVKEIDSSLLGKGNQEEFSHIVSNISSIHHPNVAELVGYCSEQGRNMLVYEYFTSGSLNRFLHQTDDFSRPLTWNTRIRIALGTAQAIEYLHEVCLPPLVHKNIKSSNILLDSELNPHLSDYGLANFHHRTSQNLGVGYNAPECADPSAYTLKSDVYSFGVVMLELLTGRMPYDSDRPKAEQSLVRWTKPKLKDMDTLEEMVDPALCGLYAPESVSAFADIVSICVMSEPGLRPPVSNVVEALKRLV; this is translated from the exons ATGGCACCTAGTCTTCAGCCACTTATACTCATCATCACATGTTTTGGAGTCTTCACCACTCATGTTCTTGCAAAAACAGATAGCCAAGACG TTTCGGCTCTTAATGACGCTTATAAGAGCATGAACTCTCCATCAAAACTCAATGGTTGGTCTTCAAGCGGAGGTGATCCTTGTGGTGATTCATGGGATGGCATTACTTGCAAGGGCTCTTCTGTTACTCAAAT AAAGGTGTCTGGACGTGGACTTAGTGGATCTTTAGGGTACCAGCTTGCAAACTTGAAATCACTCACTTACCT TGATGTAAGCAAGAACAATCTTAACGGAAACTTACCTTATCAGCTTCCTGAGAAACTTGTTTATTT AGATGCTTCTGAGAATGACTTTAACGGTAACGTGCCATACTCTGTATCTCAAATGAACGATCTCACTTACCT AAACTTTGGTGGTAACAACCTCAATGGTGAACTTAGCGACATGTTTCAAAAGCTTTCAAAACTTGAAACAAT TGATCTGTCTTCTAATCAACTCACAGGAAAGTTACCACAGAGTTTTGCCAATCTAACAGGACTTAAAACACt ACATTTGCAAGACAACCAGTTCAAAGGGTCTATAAATGCACTCAGAGACCTCCCTCAAATCGATGATGT AAACGTGGCAAACAATCAATTTACTGGTTGGATCCCAAACGAGCTGAAGAGCATTGGTAACCTTGA CACTGGAGGAAACCGTTGGTCGAGCAGTAGAGCTCCCTCACCACCTCCCGGGACCCGCCGTGTAGACAGAAACTCAGGAGGCGTTGGAGTAAGCAACAAGGCTCTGACCACCGGACTTATAGTAGCAGCATCTACTATAGGTGGACTCATATTCACTGCAGGAGTGATTGCACTCTTCGCTCGAAGAAAGAACTCTCATCACTCTTCTCACTTTTTCGACGAAGAGAAAGGAGGAGGAACCAACCGAAGCAAACCACTCTTCACACCACAACCCTCTCAGATGCTCCAGTTCGACTCTACAGATGACTTGAAAGGCCAAAAGACCGTTGATTCGAATACTTTGACAGGGACAAAGCCTTCTTCTGTTAACAGAACTTCTTCTGTCAGTTTCAAGAACACTCCTATTTTTCATCTCATACCTTCTTCCCAAGTGGTTGCAACACCTGATCGTTTCTTCAAGCCCGACGATGTGAAGGTCTTTACCCTCACGGATTTGCAGAACTCTGCGTCGTGTTTCTCGCCGAATCGGCTTATTGGTGAAGGAACTCTTGGACGTGTTTATAAAGCTAAATATGAAGATGGAAGG AAATATGCAGTGAAAGAGATCGATTCTTCTCTATTAGgaaaagggaatcaagaagagttttcacaCATAGTGTCCAACATCTCCAGCATTCACCACCCAAATGTAGCTGAGCTTGTTGGTTATTGTTCAGAACAAGGAAGGAACATGCTTGTTTATGAGTATTTCACAAGTGGATCCCTCAACAGATTTCTTCATCAGACTGATGATTTCAGCAGACCATTAACTTGGAACACGAGAATCAGAATCGCTTTAGGAACTGCTCAAGCTATAGA GTACCTTCATGAGGTTTGTTTGCCTCCATTAGTTCATAAGAACATCAAGTCATCAAACATTTTACTAGACAGTGAGCTAAACCCTCATCTCTCAGACTATGGCTTGGCAAACTTTCACCAT CGCACAAGTCAGAATCTTGGAGTTGGATACAATGCTCCAGAGTGCGCAGATCCCTCGGCTTATACACTAAAGAGCGATGTGTATAGCTTTGGTGTGGTGATGCTGGAGCTTCTAACTGGTCGAATGCCTTATGACAG TGATAGGCCGAAAGCAGAACAGTCTCTAGTTCGTTGGACAAAGCCAAAGCTTAAAGACATGGACAC